In Setaria italica strain Yugu1 chromosome IX, Setaria_italica_v2.0, whole genome shotgun sequence, the genomic stretch CTACACAATACTGCATGTGCTCTTTAAGTTTTGATCTACAAAAAAGGTCATATTCGGGAGGAAAAAATATTAGTCCAGCAAGGCataaggccagtctcaatggGGAGTTTCATGGCATTAAATTcaatgccacatcagcaaacttgctgacttggcaaggtaattaatagcgggagtttcatcagatgagagaggagtttcatccccatgacactcaTCTGGCACAGTTACCTAGTTCTTAGTATAGGTAACTGTGCAATGAAACCGTGCACTGAGACTGGTCTAATATCTTCACTGAATTTTAGACCTTGGCATTACATACCCGAACTCCCGGTTGAGGCTGTTAGCTGCAGCAGTAGCAGCTTTCCCACCACCATATCTTTTTGTGAAATCCTCCTTAACCCTATCCAAGAAAGCAATGGGAACTTGTCGCCCAACTGATTCAACAGCAACCACACAGTATGCTGCACAGCATAGTACAGCATTAGACTTACAGCTTTATAATTTTAAAATGGACAGTAATTGCAACAggaaccttttttttcttgagaaaAGTGTAATTCATGACAGAGCGGTAGAAAAGCACTTTCTGGATTTTTACAAAAGAAAACCCTAATGGAACCAGGTTTGCAATGTAGAACTTTTTGCATCACCCATTATTGGATAGTTTTTCAAGTCATGAGAACATACACCATTTTAGCATGTGAATCAACTACAATAAGACAACATACACAAACATTAATACAGTAACATTCAACAGTCCAATACTATTTCCTCCAAATCACCCTATCGCATGTTCAACACATGTAAGAAACTACTAAGCATAGTGCAATGCAATAGGAAAAATGTGACGTTGTTTACAACTAATCAACCACTTCATTAGATGCACTCAACGAGAATCATCGATGTAATTTGATGTCACATTGAAACTGCTAATTATGTGTGCTTCACCTCTTAAGGCTACATGGATAAAATATGAGTTGTCATGGAAAAGGCTTGGCCATAGAACAAAACAAGACAAACAGCAGCTACAACACAAACGAAAAAAGGATGCCCACACAACAAACATTTGATTTTATTGCAATATAGAAATATTCTTATAAGAGCTGTTCTAACATGATGCATCAATGTAATCGTTAGAGAATTATTTACCCCATGTTTTGTTGAGGGGGACTGCTTCAGAAAACAAACCAACCTTAGTATAATAGCAAATACAGATTACCTACCGCACCTGTGTCATATCCAGTTATTATTGATGAAGTCATCACTGATGACAACATCTCCTCtaaaaaatgtaaaaaaaaaaacttatggtCCATGGAACTTAGCATGACATCATACCATAATAAAAAAGCTGGCAATCATTTCAAATCATCATTCATAAGAAAACACACAAAACACAGAAGGCAATTATGCTACTTCTTAAATCAGGAGGAAGTACTCACACAGAAACTTTCACCCTACATTTTTGTCAAAAATGTGCATGTAGAGCATGTGTACCAAGGAGCAAAAGAGCCAAGCACAGAGCAGTCACCACCAAATACATCTACTAAAAATAGCAGGCATATATCTATAGGCAGCACCCGTGGACTGTTATTCTTTTACTTCTGTCATTGCTATTGCAAATGCCCTGAGCTTAACTAAGCGGCAAGTATTCAGCAAAAATACCACAGTACTCCCACATCTCGGTACATATTATCAAACTCAGAGTCTTCAAACAATGCCTAACAGCTAAGAGCTTCACCATGAAACTAAGAGCACAACCGGGAGCACTTTTCCCATACGACACGAACTGCACAGGGCATCACGTCACCAACCAACCTGATCATCGGCTGCAATCATAGCGACCTAATCACATATCCAACAAATCCAGAAGATCTATACCAAAGTAGCCCAAATCAAGCATGCACCATCGCTGATCCACACAGATCGGATAAAACCCGCAACGAATCGCACGGTTAAGAAGAGGGATTAGTCGGGATGACAGGAGAACTCACTGAATCCGTCTTCCACAAGGTAGTTGAAGGTGTGGCCGTCACAGTTGTAGGTGAACTTGTTGTTGCTCGCGGGGAGCTTCATGAGGCACTGGGAGGCGATGGTGGTGAAGTTGCCGGTGAACTCCGTGTACTCGGCCAGTATGACCGTGCCACGGGCCACGAACGCGTAGATCAGCGACTGCTGCCCCATGGCCGCCTCTTCCTCTGTCTTCCCCCTCTTCCCCCGCTCGTGCAGTTTAGCTCGCCGCCGGTGATTTGGGCCTCGCCGCTGGCGAAACCCTAGGGCTAGATCTCGGCGGAGGTGGGATGCGGGGGAGGGGGAAAGGTCGGTTTCGCTTCGTGGAGTGGAAGGAGGGGAAATGGTTGGgtggaaaaggaaaggaaatcaAATTCTGTTGGTGGAGTTTTGCATATCAGTCCATGAGACAATTTTATTACCAGTGAGATCATGGCTTTGCTTGTTGGACATGGACTTGGATCTTCGAGGCTTTCAATTGACGAGCTGTCGCTTATGTTCTATTTTACTTTAAGAGAGTAATGGTACCACGTTTAGTGAAGTCGGTGTCACCCCTATACTTTAACACATTGTTTACGATGAACGTGAGATAGAGAAATACGCTGTACTTCCACAAAAGTTGAGTGGAAAtgatctttattttcttttatatgATCCAGCGAAGAAAAATATGATGCTTGGCATAGAAATTAACAatccatttttattttccatTTTAGAATACATATGATGttcatttttctaaatttattctaAGTTTTAACCGCACGCTTTTAGTAGTAAGCGACGTACCCATCAATAGCGAAGTATcagtggtgacttcatcaatctcgatGACCTGCCAGTTCAATCTCTTAGATGTGCTTATAGGAGTAGGTTTGCACGTGTGTATTCATAGGATTGAGTGTGCGTGCGTTTGTGAGCGTCCATGTTTACAATATGTTTCGAGGAAAATATTAAGATGTGAAGAGATCATATTTTAAAGAACCCTAATAAAGTAGAGGAAGTTAAGGATTCAAATACTTTACTGTTCATGTAAAAATTATTTGAAGGTGCAAAAACTATGAACCTACAAGTTCTGAAACGACGTATGATTTGGTACAGATGAGTATTTACGATCAATCTTTTTTAATAAGTTTCTCGTCATTGCTAAACATCCGATTTTAGTGGAATTGTTATGTACGGGGTACTTTTTTAAACGTGCATTTGATGGCTGAGCATCCTTCTATCAGTTGTTACCACACATCACAGTGAAAAACTGCAAATCTACCACCTATAAAGTTAAAAAATGTACATTACTCGTGCTTAGCGGTGAAAGCGCGTTTACTTTTACCGTGATCGTGTCAGGGTCAGCCCTACTCCCCCAATCACAGAGTGGCGAAATCCCGAGGCCCCATTTCTTTACTCCTCCATGCCTCCCTTTCCAGTCTTCTCTGAGCGCGGCCCCctgctccctctctctcttctctctcccccgcAAGTGTGCACAGTGCCACAACCCACTCTGCCACTGCGAGCTGAGCTCTCCCTCCACCTCCCCGATCTGGTCACTGGCCGCATCAGTCTCCACCATCCCTTCCCTTCGCACGCACCTCTGAAACCCTAGACCCGCCTCGCGAGTTGcttcgccgccagccgccgccgccatggacccGGCCCCGGCGGTCGCTGCGGAGCTCTGGCGCccgcctcacctcgccgcgggcggcggccgggcggtggAAGCCACCTCCGCCGTCACGGagaagagcggcggcggccggggaggaggcagCGCCGGACGGAGAAAGCAGCGGGAGGCACCGGCGTCCGAGGACGACTCGTCCCGGATCGTCTCCacttccggcggcggcggcggtcaggaTTTGGTAGGTTCTCTTTCGCATTGGTCGTGATCCGTGTGGCATTGGGGGTATTGGGGCCAGTGGGACTTCACGGGTGGGAATTGGATGGTTTCCAAGGCAAATAGTAGCATCATAATTTAGTGCGTAACTGAGCATGCTGGTGTGATCTGATCATCTGTACTGCTGTGCTCGGTGTTCGTTGTGCTAATCTTGGTAGTATTACTCTGGATTGCTGTTTTGATTAACTTCGTTTAGTTTGATTCAGTAATGTGTGCAGCTGAATGAGCCAATTGCAACTGTAGACAGTATGTAACTGAACTAATTTTGAGAGCATAAGAATAATTTGGTCTTAGAAGGGccaagaaatgcttagaaagtCATGTAGAAGTACGAGAACGTTAACATTATATAAAGGGGAAAGCTATACAATATAGCTGGAGGCTATGATCAATACCTCTACACCTGCCGTGTTAGTGTCAAAACTTTTGTGATAACCAACAACGTGCAGCTACTCAGGGAAGTAAATGAAATTATATAAATTAAAGGCAACTCCTTAGTTCATACTACTAGCAAAAGTACCTGATGCGGTTGAACTCTTTATATTCATTGTCATACTCATGTtatataatttcatattcagaTACTAGGGTTCTGTAGAAAGGCTCAATCACTGTACATACATTCCATTTATTGTGGTACCACAACGTTTAAGAGTGCCGGTTTTCGGTTGTCAATTTAACATGATGGCATGATGCCTTCAGGTGGCAACTGCTTAAACTGGCCAGAATTGTATTTGTGCTTGGTAACTCCACTTTCAGTGCCATTGTTGTTAGATCTGTGCATTCTGTGATGTTTTAATAAATTAAAGCTGCTGCTACTTGCTAGACAAACAATTAAGTACAATTAACTTTCTCCGGTACTTACTACTGACCAACTACTGTTGGTCCACAAATGTTTGGCTGGAATTCAGATTCTCAGCAATGCTAGGTAACATGGTCCCCTCCACAGCCCTGTATAATTTCGGGCTTTCGGCATTGTGCATCAGTATAAGACCTATAAATGTTTGCAACTAGCATGAATGTAAATAGACGTTTGTATCAGCATTTATGTGTTTAGTAACCTACCGTGCTAGCATTGTTAGAAGACATATTTAATCATATTGGTGGGTGAATCGTTATTGGTCAATATGATCGGTGATTTTATCGGTACGGTGCTCCTTATGTCCACAACTCATGTTCTGTGTTTAATGATGGCAATTTAGATAACTATTTTTGACTTTTGAGATAGGATGTAGTTACATTTTAAAAGAAATTTGTACAATTGAAGTTGCAGCTGTTCCTTCTCTTGCTGATCCTGATCTTTTTGATGAGCAGACAGATTCAGGAGCAAAACGTTTCAAAACAAATAAATCCAACGATAATAATGGCAACCAAAGAACAGAGGCTGAAACTCAAACAAGAAGCGCTGGCAAGGGTGTTAGTAAAAACCCTCCAGCGCCAGAGCCACCGAAACAAGATTACATCCATGTCAGGGCAAGAAGGGGCCAAGCAACTGACAGTCATAGTCTTGCAGAAAGGGTAAGTGGTCGTAACATTTTCTGTTTTGACTGTTCCTATATGTAAGGACTTGAAGCCAGTTTGTAAAAATGCACAGTATGAATTAAACCATATGCTACAGCGTAAGAAATGTGGTTACAAATTGAAATGCTTCGAGATATTGTTGTGATAGGTAATTGCATGCATACAACACCAACTTGACCACCAAAagatcattttctttttacagGCACGGCGTGAGAAAATAAGCGAACGGATGAAAGTTCTCCAGGATCTCGTCCCTGGATGCAACAAGGTGCTCATCGATCTCAACAGACATTCAATTGTTTGTGTTTCCTCATGTGCCATAAATTAATCATATTTAGATATTTGTTACTATAGATAAGCTCTAATCCTTCCTGAGTTTCACTTGCAGTAAATGCTGTAAtgaatttttgtttgcttgGTCAGGTTATTGGGAAAGCATCAGTACTTGACGAGATAATTAATTACATTCAGTCTTTGCAATGCCAAGTTGAGGTATGCCAATTTTGTACAGGTGTTGCTCCTATGGAATTGCATTACCCTTCATATTCAAGCTAAAGATAGAATTTATGTTTGCAGTTCCTGTCAATGAAACTTGAGGCGGTAAATGCCCATGCGAACAATGGTGAAGCATTTCCATCCAAAGATGTAAGTCAACTTTTTAGTGAAGTACCAAGATATATTTATCGGTATCGATTCTTTGTGTGCTTTTCTTTTCTGCTTTTGAACTGCATGGCCGCTACTGCGAGCATTGCTGAACCTTTGACAAAGCTACACTTCTGAATTGAATAATTGTGCGTTTATGGGGTTTTAGTTCAATTTTTAAGAGAGTACACCACTTAAATGTCTTATTGAATCGCTCTCATTGTCTTCATATGATCTGCTCTTCTTTTTATCAGTGTTTCCTCAAACAACGTGATgctttttttcctcctttttttttgctatgTTTACTTAAGGCCTTCTATTTGCAGTTTGCTGCGCAGACATACAACACAGCTCCTGGACTGACATTTGATACCCAAACCCCAAGAGAATACGCTCAAGGCACATCGGCCTCGGAATGGCTTCACATGCAGATTGGCGGTGGTGCCTACGAACGGGTGTCATGAACAAGATGAATCCAGAGTAGCATTCTAATAAAGGGAACCATGATCAATCAAGCCCATGGTTCTAGattattttttgaaactgtCATGTTCCAGACGCAGTTTTAGTCATGCTTGGAGCTGTAATGCCAGTAGGAACATGTATTTTGAGGCGGGTACAATTTTCTTTTCCCCATCTGAATCCAAGACACGATCTTCCTTCTCCTATTCATGTGTTCCTTGGAATTTCTGGAGATCGCGTTCGTTTGTGAGAAGGTTGAATAAGTCagttctttctcctcttctggGAGCACCAGTTCCCTGTTGATGCTGTGATTTTGTGTTTGTATTCTGTAAACCTATCCATCCGGATTTCCGGAGCACCCTGATGACCAATCCCCCACCAAAACCTCCCGAAAACCCAGCACAGCTAGCGAAAATATCCATTTTAGCCCTGTCCTACGAACGCGGTAACGGTTCTATTGCTCTGTTCCCCAACACCCCTGCAGATCTCGCACACGAAATCCCGCTTTCGCCCCCGCCTTCTTCCTCATTCCTCAGTCCTCACTCCTTTCCCCTTCCCCTCACCTGGGTCCTCCCATGGCTTCCACTGCCACGGCGCCATCTGCTCAGGCTGCCCGCTCCCCGTGAGTCGGAGACCTCCTTCCCCACGAGCCCGAACCCtactccgatcccgaccccCGATCCACCCTCGATCCGGCTATTCCAAACAGGCGTCTCCGTcgatggcggcggcctcctcgccgcAGGATCAGCAGCAGCCGACGGCCGAGGGGGCGGCTGCGTGTGAGGATCCAACGGCTCTGACCCCGAGGAGGGCGCGGTTTCCACGCGCGTGCCACTACCGTCCGAAcgcggcgccgccccccgcgcccgcgcccgcgcccccgccgccgcggccgaagCGGAGCGGGAATGCGGGGGACGTGACGCCAGAGTACCGCGTGGTGACGCCACTCGTGGTGGAGCCGGAGTCGCCCGCCGAGCTGCCGCGGTGGAGGCTGCGTGGCATGTGGGAGCTCGCCTCCGTCCTCAACTTCCTCCACGTATGCGCTCTCGTTCTTCCGTACCCTTAAACCTCCCACTGCTTCTGGCCTCCATTATGATCGGGTTTAGTAATTTGCTTTTAGAGTTGATTGTTTGGGTAACATGGTTGATCTGCTTCGGAGCTGTAGGTTTTCCGGCCATTGCTGAACGTTGCCGTGGAGTTCACTGCAGAGGAGCTGGAGGACGCGATCATAACGTCCAATGGCACACTGGATGACGTGCATATGCCTCTGTTAAAGGTGAGTTGATACCTGTTTCGTTTATTTGGTGTTCATCATAAACTTTAACtatgctgctggcctgctgcctcTAATTGCCTGCGCAATTTAAAGACTAGGTTCTCTTATTGTACCTTGTTCTGAAATGATGCTTAATAAGTTAGGCGAATTTAATTTGTTTAATGTGCTGGAAAATAATATTTCCAAAGACGTCTGCCGGTGCAATTTAAAGGCTAGGTTCTCCTATTGTACCTTGTTCTGAAGTTACGCTTAATAAGTTCGGCAAGTTTCATTTGTTTAATGTTCTGGGGAACAATATTTCCAAATATGTGAAATAAGGATTCTGGTGTCTACTTGCTACATGATATCTTCTTTGAAGAACTCTGCCAGTAATTTTAGTTATTTGTGTTGGTATGCATTAGCGTATTATCAATTATCGGAGCCTAAAATTTTTGGCTATTTCAAATGAGAGCTGCAGTGTTTCTGTAGCAGCCACACATGTGTATCTAGTAATACACTATGAACACCACTCCATTGCCCCTACTATATACTGTTAATGACTATGCTGTTCAGGTATATATGTGTGGAACGGTTATTGACAAGTCTGGCTGGCTTGTCCATCGTAGCTATTACTAATTAGATTACAAATCATAGTGACCAATTTTTCAAGTATCTTAAACAATTTTGTATGCATCTTTGCAGTCAATTCCTCCTGTATCTCGAATGGCCATGGGACGTGGAACATGGGTAACGGTGTTATGTAAAAAATTGAAGCACTGGTGGCATTGGGTATATGATGTTCCTCGCCAAGATCGATTTTACATAACGGATGAAACTGCATTTGTTTAATGAGCTAATAATGGTTAGAACTGCAGGTTGCAGAAGGCGATCTACCTATTGTTGCCTCGCATGGGTGAGTTCTTATCCCAATAGTTCCTTAACTGAATATCTAGCTGTAAATGTATATTTGATAACTTTTGCTCAATTGTTTTGCCTTGTTCAGAGCGGAAATTGAACTTTACAGGACACTTGATCCAGCGACTCGATTAGTGATCCTGAAAGCTATATGTGATATACGTTGTGAGGTGTGGTGCCTCCTGCCCCATTTATTCTGTGAAATGTTTAAATAATAAAATTGAACCCATGTTTTCTGCTCTTTTGGAACTATACTAACTGTCCTGCACATCTTTACTAGGGTTAGTTGATCAGAGTTTACTATCCTTAATTCCATTGTCACATTCAACATCTTTGTGGATTCTGCTAAATATGCTATTGTCCGTTGATTGATTAATACTTTAGTACAATATCTATGCTCTGTCTCCAGTaagatttttccttttttctgttCGTATAGCACTGTACAATTGGCCATCATATCAGCATAGCTCAAGTTTATTTGAAGGTGTTCTATTAGTTAACATTTGAAAGCAATGCTGGTGCTGAAACACGTAAGAGTAAGACCTAACCATTGATCCAAGGTTACTTTATATGCTAGACAGCAATTTATAATGGAGTTTTCTTGATACAAATCATGATTGGAGAAGGGACAAAACAGCCTTCAGGtgaaataaacaaaaaagaaagaaagaaaagagaaagaaaaaagaagggaaaacTTGCCACAGTAAATGTTGCTTGGGCTTTAGTGGTTGAATACTGAGCGGTTGCAAATCTGACACTCAATTTGCTTTAAAATTATGTTCTCCGCTTTTGTTTAGAGCACATAAGCACCTCTTGTCTTGTATTCCTGTGTGAATGAATTGTGTGGTTGATAACAAACAATAGGCTCATTGAAGTGTTTGT encodes the following:
- the LOC101783888 gene encoding vesicle-associated membrane protein 721, encoding MGQQSLIYAFVARGTVILAEYTEFTGNFTTIASQCLMKLPASNNKFTYNCDGHTFNYLVEDGFTYCVVAVESVGRQVPIAFLDRVKEDFTKRYGGGKAATAAANSLNREFGSKLKEHMQYCVDHPEEISKLAKVQAQVSEVKGVMMENIEKVLDRGEKIELLVDKTENLRSQAQDFRQQGTKVRRKMWLQNMKIKLIVLGIIIALILIIILSVCHGFKCH
- the LOC101784692 gene encoding transcription factor BHLH089; protein product: MDPAPAVAAELWRPPHLAAGGGRAVEATSAVTEKSGGGRGGGSAGRRKQREAPASEDDSSRIVSTSGGGGGQDLTDSGAKRFKTNKSNDNNGNQRTEAETQTRSAGKGVSKNPPAPEPPKQDYIHVRARRGQATDSHSLAERARREKISERMKVLQDLVPGCNKVIGKASVLDEIINYIQSLQCQVEFLSMKLEAVNAHANNGEAFPSKDFAAQTYNTAPGLTFDTQTPREYAQGTSASEWLHMQIGGGAYERVS